CGGCGCGGTCACCTTCACCGAGACCTACGTCTTCCGCAGCAAGGTCACCGACGCCGTCAAGGAACGCCGCGTCGTCACGATCCTGCACGAGCTCGCCCACATGTGGTTCGGCGACCTCGTCACCATGAAGTGGTGGAACGACCTCTGGCTCAACGAGTCCTTCGCCGAGTGGGCGTCCACCATCGCGACCGCCGAAGCCACCGAGTGGACCGAAGCGTGGACGACGTTCAACGCCATGGAGAAGACCTGGGCGTACCGCCAGGACCAGCTCCCCTCGACGCACCCGATCGTCGCCGAGATCAACGATCTCGAAGACGTGCAGGTGAACTTCGACGGCATCACCTACGCCAAGGGCGGCTCCGTTCTGAAGCAGCTCGCTGCCTGGGTCGGCATCGAGGAGTTCTTCGCAGGTGTCTCCGAGTACTTCAAGAAGCACGCCTGGGGGAACACCGAGGTCTCCGACCTGATGGTGGAACTCGAGAAGACCAGCGGCCGCGACCTCTCGACCTGGTCGAAGAAGTGGCTGGAGACGGCGGGCGTGAACACGCTCTCTCCCTTCATCACCGAGGCTGCGGATGGCTCGATCTCGCGTTTCGCGATCACACAGACCGCTCCGGCGGACTACCCCACGATCCGGCCGCACCGCCTGGGCATCGGCTTCTACAACCTCATCGAGGGCGAGCTCACCCGCACGCACTACGTCGAGATCGACGTCGACGGCGACCTCACCGAGGTCTCGGAGCTGCACGGACTCGCCCGTCCCGATCTCGTCCTGCTCAACGACAACGACCTCGCCTACGCGAAGATCCGCCTCGACGACCGTTCGCTCGCCACCGCGATCGCGCACCTCGCGGACATCAGCGACCCGCTCGCTCGTTCGCTCGTCTGGGGCGCCGCCTGGGATCAGACGCGCGATGCTGAGAGCGCAGCGTCGGACTACATCGATCTCGTTCTCGGCAACATCGGCCGCGAGACCGAGTCGACGACGGTGCGCACCACCCTGCTGCAGCTGCAGCTCGCGGCCAACCAGTACGTGACGCCCGAATCCCGCACGGCAGCCCGCGAGAAGGTCGCAGATGGCCTGTGGGCGCTCGCAGAGGGCGCAGAGGCCGGAAGCGACAGCCAGCTGCAGTTCGTCACCGCGTTCGCGAACGCCCTTGTGACGCCGGAGCACGCGGCCACCGTGGGGGCACTGCGCTCCGGTGAGACGACCCTGCCCGGTCTCGAGATCGACACGGATCTGTCCTGGCAGCTGCTGGCCGGTCTCGCCACGATCGGCGCCACGGATGCAGCGACGATCGACGTCGCCCTCGCGGCCGACAACACCGCGAAGGGCGGCGAGTTCGCGGCGCAGGCACGTGCCTCGCTGCCGACGGCGGAGGCAAAGCGCGTTGCCTGGGCGTCGCTCATCGAGAAGGACGACGCACCGAACACGATCGTCCGCGCGGCGGCACTCGGCTTCGTGCACCCCTCCAGCGTCGACGTGCTCGGTGAGTTCGTGCCCGCCTACTTCGACATGCTGCTTCCGATCTGGAACACCCGCACGTACCAGATCGCGCAGTACCTGATCGTCGGCCTGTACCCGAAGTCGCTCGCGAACATCGAGCTTCGCGACGCGACCCGTGCGTGGCTGGCGGCGAACCAGGACGCGGCTCCCGCGCTGCGCCGTCTCGTCAACGAGAACCTCGCCGACGTCGAGCGTTCGCTCGCCGTGCAGGCCCGCGACGCCGACTGACGTCCTCTGACGAGCACGCTGGGCCGTACGGATCAACCCGTGCGGCCCAGCGTTTTCTCATGCTTCTCCCCCGCCGTTCCCCAGGAGCCCCTCGATAGGATCGGAAGCGATGATCATCACCGCGACCGAAGAGCCTGTTCCCGTCGATCCGACGGCGCCTGTCGACGAATGGGCGCCGTTCTTCGTGACGCTCGCAGAAGTCGGGTGGCGCGCACTCTGGATCGCTGTCGTCATCGTCTCGTGCATCATCCTGTCCTATGTGCTCCGCGTCGTGATCCGCCGCGTCGTGCACCGCATCGTCGACAGCGCGAAGAACAAGGCGCAGGTCACCGACACCGTCGCCTTCGAGCGCTCGCCGCTCGCGGATATGCGTCTCGTCCAGCGCACACGCACGCTCGGCACGATCCTGCAGAACATCGTCAACGTCACGCTCGTGGTCGTCGCCCTCGTGCTCGTCGTCAACATCATCGATAACACTCTGCTGGGCTCGCTCACGTTGCTGACGGCGGCCGTCGGCGCCGGCCTCGGTTTCGGCGCCCAGAACATCGTGAAAGACGTGCTGAACGGCATGTTCATCGTCGCCGAGGACCAGATCGGCATCGGTGACGTCGTCGATCTCGGACTTGCCTCCGGCGTCGTCGAGTACGTGAGTGTCCGTATCACACAGGTCCGCGATGTGAACGGCACGCTCTGGTACGTGCGCAACGGCGAGGTCACCCGCATCGGAAACATGTCGCAGGGCTGGGCGCGGGCGATCGTCGACCTCGGCGTCCCGCCGGAATCAGACGTCGCCGAAGTCGAAGCAGCACTTCTCACCGCGGCACAGGGACTCGCGAAGGACTCCAAGTGGCGCACCCGCATCATCGAGAAGCCGGAGATCTGGGGGCTGGAGTCCGTCACCGGTGATGCACTCGTGATTCGCGTCGTGATGAAGACGCGCGCAAACGCGAAGGATGACGTCGCGCGCGAGCTGCGGATGCGCCTACGCGCCGCCGTCACCG
The DNA window shown above is from Microbacterium keratanolyticum and carries:
- a CDS encoding mechanosensitive ion channel family protein, with the protein product MIITATEEPVPVDPTAPVDEWAPFFVTLAEVGWRALWIAVVIVSCIILSYVLRVVIRRVVHRIVDSAKNKAQVTDTVAFERSPLADMRLVQRTRTLGTILQNIVNVTLVVVALVLVVNIIDNTLLGSLTLLTAAVGAGLGFGAQNIVKDVLNGMFIVAEDQIGIGDVVDLGLASGVVEYVSVRITQVRDVNGTLWYVRNGEVTRIGNMSQGWARAIVDLGVPPESDVAEVEAALLTAAQGLAKDSKWRTRIIEKPEIWGLESVTGDALVIRVVMKTRANAKDDVARELRMRLRAAVTDMGLAVPSLNSVELTGQEGARRVRGANPPHTRPTAVTGVSPTPERGIWRRKSTPAAPTAESSPAPAPEPKPRGGGITPALTKPIETSPEKSSKSARPRAPRTKPEEQS
- the pepN gene encoding aminopeptidase N, which translates into the protein MPGENLTRIEAQERRAIIDTQSYEIALDVTKGAEVFGSRSVVRFTATPGASTFIDLIAGEVREITLNGESIDPSTAFADSRIALTGLAEENTLIVDADCLYTNTGEGLHRFVDPVDGEVYLYSQFEVPDSRRVFAVFEQPDLKATFQFTVTAPSAWKVISNSPTPEPIVHDGASTWGFAATPRISSYITAIVAGPYEATFSELTSASGQIVPLGVYGRKSLWQHIDADYIFDKTREGFAYFESKFGVPYPFAKYDQMFVPEFNAGAMENAGAVTFTETYVFRSKVTDAVKERRVVTILHELAHMWFGDLVTMKWWNDLWLNESFAEWASTIATAEATEWTEAWTTFNAMEKTWAYRQDQLPSTHPIVAEINDLEDVQVNFDGITYAKGGSVLKQLAAWVGIEEFFAGVSEYFKKHAWGNTEVSDLMVELEKTSGRDLSTWSKKWLETAGVNTLSPFITEAADGSISRFAITQTAPADYPTIRPHRLGIGFYNLIEGELTRTHYVEIDVDGDLTEVSELHGLARPDLVLLNDNDLAYAKIRLDDRSLATAIAHLADISDPLARSLVWGAAWDQTRDAESAASDYIDLVLGNIGRETESTTVRTTLLQLQLAANQYVTPESRTAAREKVADGLWALAEGAEAGSDSQLQFVTAFANALVTPEHAATVGALRSGETTLPGLEIDTDLSWQLLAGLATIGATDAATIDVALAADNTAKGGEFAAQARASLPTAEAKRVAWASLIEKDDAPNTIVRAAALGFVHPSSVDVLGEFVPAYFDMLLPIWNTRTYQIAQYLIVGLYPKSLANIELRDATRAWLAANQDAAPALRRLVNENLADVERSLAVQARDAD